CCCGCTGCCGCGCCCCCGGACCCGCTGGCCATCGTCCGGACCCGCGGATACGTGGCGGTGTTGCTGATCTCCGCCCTGCTCGGTGTCCCGATCGCCGCCGCCGCCTTCGGCTTCCTGGCTCTCGTCTCCGAGCTCAAGAAACTGGTCTACGACGACCTGCCCAAAACCCTCGGCTTCCACGGCACTCCCGACTGGTGGGCGATTCCGCTGCTCGCCGTCGCGGGAGTCCTGGTCGCCCTGACGATCCGACACCTGCCCGGGGGCGGCGGCCACAAGCCGGCCGAAGGGCTCAAGACCGGCGGCACGCCCTCGGCCGCCGCGCTGCCGGGTGTGGTGCTCGCCGCGCTCGCATCGCTCAGCCTTGGTGTCGTCCTCGGCCCGGAAGCCCCGCTGATCGCGTTCGGCGGCGGCCTCGCCGTCGGCGCCGTCAGGCTCCTCAAACGCGATGCCCCGCCCAGCGCCGTCGCCGTGATCGGGGCGGCCGGCAGCTTCGCAGCCATCAGCGAACTGCTCGGATCCCCGCTGGTCGGCGCCTTCCTGCTGATGGAGGCCACGGGACTGGGCGGCCCGATGATGGGTGTGGTGCTGGTACCCGGCCTGCTCTCCGCCGGCGTCGGATCGCTGACCCTCACCGGTCTGGGCACCTGGACCGGCCTGGGCACCTACTCGCTGGCGCTGACCCACGTACCGCCGGCCGGCCGGCCCACCCTCGGCGAGTTCGCCTGGGCGATCCTGGCGGGCGCCCTCGCAGCCCTCCTCGGGGAGGCGATCCGCCGTGCCTCGCTCTCCCTGCAAGACCTGGTCGAACGCCACCGGCTGGCGCTCTCCGTCCTGATGGGCGCCGCCGTCGGGGTCATCGCTCTGCTCTACGCAGTGATCACCGACCGGCCCGCCACCGGCGTGCTGTTCTCCGGCGAGGACGCACTCGGCCCGCTCCTCGCCGACAGCGCGACCTACACCGCGGCCACCCTGGTGGCCCTGCTGGTGTGCAAGGCTCTGGCCTACTGCGCCTCGATGAGTGCTTTCCGCGGCGGTCCCGTCTTCCCCGCCCTGTTCGTGGGCGCCGCCGGCGGCCTCGCCCTCTCCCATCTGCCCGGCCTGGGAACCACCGCGGGATTCGCCATCGGCGTCGGTGCCATGGCGGTGGCCATGTTGAAGCTGCCGATGACCTCCGTACTGCTTGCCAGCCTGCTCCTCGGCACGGAGGGACTGGACGTGATGCCGCTCGTGATCGTCGCCGTGGTGGTCTCCTACGTGGGCACGCTCCGGCTCGCCCGGCGTCCTGCCGCACCGCACGGCGCAGGGCTGCAGCCGGCAACGCCGGCCCCGTGATCAACCGCAAGCTCGACGGCGGCCTGCCCAGCCGGCAACGCAGGCCGGATCCTATGGCGAGGCCTGCCGCAGCCCACGGACGGCAGCAGGCGGTGGTCCCGTGTCGGATGCGCCCTCCCCCCGGACGGAAAGCGCGAGCCGCCTCCCCAAGGGCGGTGCGGGCGAAACCCAGGACGCTGAGGTGGCTGCCCCCGAGTACGGTCACACGTGCAGCACGCACGACTCCCGGTTTCGGCAGTTCCCCGCAGGCCGTGGATCCGTGTCCGGCGACCACCTCGTGGTG
This Streptomyces sp. NBC_00539 DNA region includes the following protein-coding sequences:
- a CDS encoding chloride channel protein, translating into MPAGPPAESSDSAGPAAAPPDPLAIVRTRGYVAVLLISALLGVPIAAAAFGFLALVSELKKLVYDDLPKTLGFHGTPDWWAIPLLAVAGVLVALTIRHLPGGGGHKPAEGLKTGGTPSAAALPGVVLAALASLSLGVVLGPEAPLIAFGGGLAVGAVRLLKRDAPPSAVAVIGAAGSFAAISELLGSPLVGAFLLMEATGLGGPMMGVVLVPGLLSAGVGSLTLTGLGTWTGLGTYSLALTHVPPAGRPTLGEFAWAILAGALAALLGEAIRRASLSLQDLVERHRLALSVLMGAAVGVIALLYAVITDRPATGVLFSGEDALGPLLADSATYTAATLVALLVCKALAYCASMSAFRGGPVFPALFVGAAGGLALSHLPGLGTTAGFAIGVGAMAVAMLKLPMTSVLLASLLLGTEGLDVMPLVIVAVVVSYVGTLRLARRPAAPHGAGLQPATPAP